One Ahaetulla prasina isolate Xishuangbanna chromosome 1, ASM2864084v1, whole genome shotgun sequence DNA window includes the following coding sequences:
- the LOC131184098 gene encoding uncharacterized protein LOC131184098 isoform X2 — MASTVTEHGNVRIITQTVPQTGSLPRPTATVRVVDSASAASQFLLTHNKKIKNTLLNVIGIIQIVFGVTQVSFGIALTAAQFTITVQSGIYFWIGILVKTAFFVNMIFCVVGLVAIILHGIEIAQTVKEEKPCDSNSSHYCRNYHQILSFGLNSVFLIFVLIEVPLAITAMIRLKTQKQQIYQPMAS; from the exons ATGGCCAGCACTGTGACAGAGCATGGAAATGTGAGGATCATCACTCAAACGGTCCCACAGACAGGTTCTCTGCCAAGACCGACAGCTACAGTCAGAGTGGTTGACTCTGCTTCTGCGGCATCTCAGTTCCTACTAACCCATAACAAAAAGATCAAGAATACTCTGCTCAATGTGATTGGG ATCATACAGATTGTTTTTGGAGTTACCCAGGTGAGCTTTGGCATTGCCCTGACAGCAGCTCAATTCACCATCACTGTGCAAAGTGGCATTTACTTCTGGATTGGGATCCTG GTGAAAACTGCTTTCTTTGTCAACATGATATTTTGTGTAGTTGGACTGGTTGCAATAATCCTACATGGTATTGAGATTGCACAAACTGTTAAAGAAGAAAAGCCATGTGACTCAAACTCCAGTCACTACTGCCGAAATTATCATCAG ATACTGTCATTTGGCCTGAACTCTGTGTTCCTCATCTTTGTGCTTATTGAAGTACCCTTAGCTATCACGGCCATGATTAGGCTCAAGACTCAAAAGCAACAGATCTATCAACCAATG GCATCATGA
- the LOC131184098 gene encoding uncharacterized protein LOC131184098 isoform X1, which produces MASTVTEHGNVRIITQTVPQTGSLPRPTATVRVVDSASAASQFLLTHNKKIKNTLLNVIGIIQIVFGVTQVSFGIALTAAQFTITVQSGIYFWIGILLLITGPLLLEVEKRQSDLLVKTAFFVNMIFCVVGLVAIILHGIEIAQTVKEEKPCDSNSSHYCRNYHQILSFGLNSVFLIFVLIEVPLAITAMIRLKTQKQQIYQPMAS; this is translated from the exons ATGGCCAGCACTGTGACAGAGCATGGAAATGTGAGGATCATCACTCAAACGGTCCCACAGACAGGTTCTCTGCCAAGACCGACAGCTACAGTCAGAGTGGTTGACTCTGCTTCTGCGGCATCTCAGTTCCTACTAACCCATAACAAAAAGATCAAGAATACTCTGCTCAATGTGATTGGG ATCATACAGATTGTTTTTGGAGTTACCCAGGTGAGCTTTGGCATTGCCCTGACAGCAGCTCAATTCACCATCACTGTGCAAAGTGGCATTTACTTCTGGATTGGGATCCTG CTCTTGATCACTGGGCCCTTGTTGTTAGAAGTTGAGAAAAGACAGTCTGATCTGCTA GTGAAAACTGCTTTCTTTGTCAACATGATATTTTGTGTAGTTGGACTGGTTGCAATAATCCTACATGGTATTGAGATTGCACAAACTGTTAAAGAAGAAAAGCCATGTGACTCAAACTCCAGTCACTACTGCCGAAATTATCATCAG ATACTGTCATTTGGCCTGAACTCTGTGTTCCTCATCTTTGTGCTTATTGAAGTACCCTTAGCTATCACGGCCATGATTAGGCTCAAGACTCAAAAGCAACAGATCTATCAACCAATG GCATCATGA
- the LOC131184098 gene encoding uncharacterized protein LOC131184098 isoform X3, with the protein MASTVTEHGNVRIITQTVPQTGSLPRPTATVRVVDSASAASQFLLTHNKKIKNTLLNVIGIIQIVFGVTQVSFGIALTAAQFTITVQSGIYFWIGILLLITGPLLLEVEKRQSDLLILSFGLNSVFLIFVLIEVPLAITAMIRLKTQKQQIYQPMAS; encoded by the exons ATGGCCAGCACTGTGACAGAGCATGGAAATGTGAGGATCATCACTCAAACGGTCCCACAGACAGGTTCTCTGCCAAGACCGACAGCTACAGTCAGAGTGGTTGACTCTGCTTCTGCGGCATCTCAGTTCCTACTAACCCATAACAAAAAGATCAAGAATACTCTGCTCAATGTGATTGGG ATCATACAGATTGTTTTTGGAGTTACCCAGGTGAGCTTTGGCATTGCCCTGACAGCAGCTCAATTCACCATCACTGTGCAAAGTGGCATTTACTTCTGGATTGGGATCCTG CTCTTGATCACTGGGCCCTTGTTGTTAGAAGTTGAGAAAAGACAGTCTGATCTGCTA ATACTGTCATTTGGCCTGAACTCTGTGTTCCTCATCTTTGTGCTTATTGAAGTACCCTTAGCTATCACGGCCATGATTAGGCTCAAGACTCAAAAGCAACAGATCTATCAACCAATG GCATCATGA
- the LOC131184098 gene encoding uncharacterized protein LOC131184098 isoform X4: MMIIQIVFGVTQVSFGIALTAAQFTITVQSGIYFWIGILLLITGPLLLEVEKRQSDLLVKTAFFVNMIFCVVGLVAIILHGIEIAQTVKEEKPCDSNSSHYCRNYHQILSFGLNSVFLIFVLIEVPLAITAMIRLKTQKQQIYQPMAS, translated from the exons ATGATG ATCATACAGATTGTTTTTGGAGTTACCCAGGTGAGCTTTGGCATTGCCCTGACAGCAGCTCAATTCACCATCACTGTGCAAAGTGGCATTTACTTCTGGATTGGGATCCTG CTCTTGATCACTGGGCCCTTGTTGTTAGAAGTTGAGAAAAGACAGTCTGATCTGCTA GTGAAAACTGCTTTCTTTGTCAACATGATATTTTGTGTAGTTGGACTGGTTGCAATAATCCTACATGGTATTGAGATTGCACAAACTGTTAAAGAAGAAAAGCCATGTGACTCAAACTCCAGTCACTACTGCCGAAATTATCATCAG ATACTGTCATTTGGCCTGAACTCTGTGTTCCTCATCTTTGTGCTTATTGAAGTACCCTTAGCTATCACGGCCATGATTAGGCTCAAGACTCAAAAGCAACAGATCTATCAACCAATG GCATCATGA
- the CCDC86 gene encoding coiled-coil domain-containing protein 86 encodes MAALIPEEQLQADRLSPEPERGEQLQQLGNEEGAAALVEAGSGKLQVTALGKKRKEATPIPKGKPKSGRVWKDPGKKRFSYMIQDKPLHTSWQHKMKIRQEKKLIKDFAQELKEQKQREREEKKQRRRDNLKRRLENERKAEVVQVIRNPLKLKRAKKKHLRRIEKRDTLALLQNSQAQLKAAKQ; translated from the exons atggcaGCGCTTATCCCCGAGGAGCAGCTGCAAGCCGATCGACTGTCTCCAGAGCCGGAACGGGGTGAGCAACTTCAGCAGCTGGGGAATGAGGAAGGGGCTGCCGCCTTAGTGGAAGCTGGATCTGGGAAGCTGCAAGTAACTGCTTTGGGTAAGAAGCGGAAGGAGGCAACACCTATCCCCAAAGGAAAGCCTAAATCTGGGCGGGTATGGAAAGATCCCGGCAAAAAGCG GTTTTCCTACATGATCCAGGATAAGCCTTTACATACTTCCTGGCAACATAAAATGAAAATACGTCAGGAAAAGAAGTTGATCAAAGATTTTGCCCAGGAGCTGAAGGAACAAAAACAAAGAGAGCGTGAG gagaAAAAACAGCGAAGGAGGGATAACTTAAAAAGAAGGCTAGAAAATGAGAGGAAAGCGGAGGTTGTACAAGTG attcgaAATCCCTTGAAACTGAAGCGTGCAAAGAAGAAACATTTGCGGCGAATTGAGAAGCGAGACACACTGGCCTTGCTGCAGAACTCCCAGGCACAACTTAAAGCAGCCAAGCAATAA